A single Actinomadura algeriensis DNA region contains:
- a CDS encoding aldo/keto reductase — MRYRTLGRTGVQVSALALGAMNFGAIGRTTQDEATAIVDAALDGGINLIDTADMYGQGESEEMVGRAIAGRRDDIVLATKATMPMGDERNRQGGSRRWLVTALDDSLRRLGVDHVDLYQMHRWDPRTSDEETLSALTDLQRAGKIRYFGSSTFPAYRIVEAQWAAREHRLSRYVTEQPAYSILQRGIETHVLPVTEQYGLGVLAWSPLASGWLSGAVRAGREIATSRAKTLPERFDMTLAHNRARLDAVERLAKVADEAGLTMIQLALGFVTAHPGVTSALIGPRTPEHLHAQLAAADTVLAADVLDAIDEIVAPGVDLAAHENFDTPPALLDPLLRRR; from the coding sequence ATGCGGTACCGCACTCTTGGACGGACGGGCGTGCAGGTCAGCGCCCTCGCGCTCGGCGCGATGAACTTCGGCGCCATCGGGCGCACCACGCAGGACGAGGCGACCGCCATCGTCGACGCCGCGCTCGACGGCGGCATCAACCTCATCGACACCGCCGACATGTACGGGCAGGGGGAGTCGGAGGAGATGGTCGGCAGGGCCATCGCCGGACGGCGCGACGACATCGTCCTCGCGACGAAGGCGACCATGCCGATGGGCGACGAGCGCAACCGGCAGGGCGGTTCCCGCCGCTGGCTGGTCACCGCGCTGGACGACAGCCTGCGCCGGCTCGGCGTCGACCACGTCGACCTCTACCAGATGCACCGCTGGGACCCGAGGACGAGCGACGAGGAGACCCTGTCGGCGCTCACCGACCTGCAGCGCGCGGGGAAGATCCGCTACTTCGGCTCCTCGACGTTCCCCGCGTACCGGATCGTGGAGGCGCAGTGGGCGGCCCGCGAGCACCGGCTGAGCCGGTACGTCACCGAGCAGCCCGCCTACTCGATCCTGCAGCGGGGCATCGAAACCCACGTGCTCCCCGTGACCGAGCAGTACGGGCTCGGCGTGCTGGCGTGGAGCCCGCTGGCGTCGGGCTGGCTGTCGGGCGCGGTCCGCGCGGGACGGGAGATCGCCACCAGCCGCGCGAAGACCCTGCCGGAACGCTTCGACATGACGCTTGCGCACAACCGGGCCCGGCTCGACGCCGTCGAGCGGCTGGCGAAGGTCGCGGACGAGGCGGGCCTGACGATGATCCAGCTCGCGCTCGGGTTCGTGACCGCGCATCCCGGCGTGACGAGCGCGCTCATCGGCCCCCGCACGCCGGAGCACCTGCACGCGCAGCTCGCCGCCGCCGACACCGTGCTCGCCGCCGACGTCCTGGACGCGATCGACGAGATCGTCGCCCCCGGCGTCGACCTCGCGGCCCACGAGAACTTCGACACCCCGCCCGCGCTGCTCGACCCGTTGCTGCGGCGGCGCTGA
- a CDS encoding LLM class flavin-dependent oxidoreductase, producing MAARFGIMTAPMQVAYRDVLRVWREADETPEIEHAWLFDHLMPIGGDPDGPVHEGWTLLSALAAQTRRLRVGVLVTSNRFRPPALLAKIATTVDIVSGGRLDFGIGVGSRPDHPLARREYEAHGLPFHDTAHAVGSLAEACTVIRRLWTDDAPFDFDGAYVRLTGAFGEPKPVQRPHPPILIGGRSSATLRVAAEHADMWNIPGGDIGDAAARSALLDRYCTELGRDPASIVRSIHLPVSYDRPGTTRDAIGEALDAGFGHVVLGLPAPYPDGVARWAADELIRPFTGRVKRP from the coding sequence ATGGCCGCGCGCTTCGGGATCATGACCGCGCCCATGCAGGTCGCCTACCGGGACGTCCTGCGGGTCTGGCGCGAGGCGGACGAGACGCCCGAGATCGAGCACGCGTGGCTGTTCGACCACCTCATGCCGATCGGCGGCGACCCGGACGGGCCGGTCCACGAGGGCTGGACGCTGCTGTCGGCCCTGGCCGCGCAGACCCGGCGGCTGCGGGTGGGCGTGCTGGTGACCAGCAACCGGTTCCGGCCGCCCGCGCTGCTCGCCAAGATCGCCACGACGGTCGACATCGTCTCCGGCGGGCGGCTCGACTTCGGCATCGGCGTCGGCTCGCGCCCGGACCATCCGCTGGCCAGGCGCGAGTACGAGGCGCACGGCCTGCCGTTCCACGACACCGCGCACGCCGTGGGGAGCCTCGCCGAGGCGTGCACGGTGATCCGCCGGTTGTGGACGGACGACGCGCCGTTCGACTTCGACGGCGCGTACGTCCGGCTCACCGGCGCGTTCGGCGAACCCAAGCCCGTGCAGCGCCCGCACCCGCCGATCCTCATCGGCGGACGCTCGTCCGCGACGCTGCGCGTGGCCGCCGAACACGCCGACATGTGGAACATTCCGGGCGGCGACATCGGCGACGCCGCCGCCCGGAGCGCGCTGCTCGACCGGTACTGCACCGAGCTCGGCCGCGATCCCGCCTCGATCGTCCGGTCGATCCACCTGCCCGTGTCCTACGACCGGCCCGGCACCACGCGGGACGCGATCGGCGAGGCGCTCGACGCCGGCTTCGGGCACGTCGTCCTCGGGCTCCCCGCGCCCTACCCGGACGGCGTCGCCCGCTGGGCCGCCGACGAACTGATCCGCCCGTTCACCGGCCGGGTCAAGCGCCCCTGA
- a CDS encoding adenosine deaminase, producing the protein MDDRPTLDDIRRAPKVLLHDHLDGGVRPRTIVELAEESGYAGLPETDARELRAWFEAASDSGSLERYLETFSHTVGVMQSADALARVAYECAEDLAADGIVYAEVRYAPELHTGTGMPLEQVVEAVLDGFARGGRDHGIRVGALLTAMRHQARSKEIAELAVRYRDAGVVGFDIAGAEAGYPPTRHLDAFEYLQRENAHFTIHAGEGFGLPSIWQAIQWCGADRLGHGVRIIDDIEAGGDEPRLGRLANYVRDKRIPLEMCPTSNIQTGAAKSIEEHPIGLLRELHFRVTVNTDNRLMSGTSLSAEFAKLVGAFGYGWDDLQWFTVNAMKSAFAPFDERLELINEVLKPGFAQRRQSTSRPLA; encoded by the coding sequence ATGGACGATCGGCCTACTCTCGACGACATCCGGCGCGCGCCGAAGGTACTGCTGCACGACCACCTGGACGGCGGGGTGCGGCCGCGGACGATCGTGGAACTCGCGGAGGAGAGCGGGTACGCGGGGCTGCCGGAGACGGACGCGCGCGAGCTGCGGGCGTGGTTCGAGGCGGCGTCCGATTCGGGGTCGCTGGAGCGCTACCTCGAGACGTTCTCGCACACCGTCGGGGTGATGCAGTCGGCGGACGCGCTGGCGCGCGTCGCGTACGAGTGCGCGGAGGACCTCGCGGCCGACGGGATCGTGTACGCGGAGGTGCGGTACGCGCCGGAGCTGCACACCGGCACGGGCATGCCGCTGGAACAGGTCGTCGAGGCGGTGCTGGACGGCTTCGCGCGCGGCGGCCGCGACCACGGGATCCGCGTGGGGGCGCTGCTGACGGCGATGCGGCATCAGGCGCGGTCGAAGGAGATCGCGGAGCTGGCCGTCCGGTACCGGGACGCGGGCGTGGTCGGGTTCGACATCGCGGGGGCCGAGGCGGGGTACCCGCCGACCCGGCACCTGGACGCGTTCGAGTACCTGCAGCGGGAGAACGCGCACTTCACGATCCACGCGGGCGAGGGGTTCGGGCTGCCGTCGATCTGGCAGGCGATCCAGTGGTGCGGCGCCGACCGGCTCGGGCACGGGGTGCGGATCATCGACGACATCGAGGCCGGCGGGGACGAACCGCGGCTAGGGCGGCTCGCGAACTATGTCCGGGACAAGCGGATCCCGCTGGAGATGTGCCCGACGTCGAACATCCAGACGGGCGCGGCGAAGTCGATCGAGGAGCACCCGATCGGGCTGCTGCGCGAGCTGCACTTCCGGGTGACGGTCAACACCGACAACCGGCTGATGAGCGGGACGTCGCTGTCGGCGGAGTTCGCGAAGCTGGTCGGCGCGTTCGGGTACGGGTGGGACGACCTGCAGTGGTTCACGGTGAACGCGATGAAGTCGGCGTTCGCCCCGTTCGACGAGCGGCTGGAGCTGATCAACGAGGTGCTCAAACCGGGGTTCGCGCAGCGGCGGCAGAGCACGTCGCGGCCCCTGGCATGA
- a CDS encoding PH domain-containing protein, whose translation MTIRSTGGRVAAFAWLAFAALNIADLVFGFTGDPEYSLTTFTIAALLLLGCGIAYTIGLRPAIVGDDEAVTVRNPLRDTRAPWPAVRSIEGRDALVVRFTGPDGGDLQTRAWVHQTSPRAQAKAEARARKQNAKLGAQVKGRSPAGYAAERLNEMRDRLRPKTRSGAPDKAAAAKNPEAEAVRGTVSWSIPAIASLAVPGVAVVVCAVLAAVN comes from the coding sequence ATGACGATTCGTTCCACCGGCGGGCGCGTGGCCGCGTTCGCGTGGCTGGCGTTCGCCGCGCTCAACATCGCGGATCTCGTCTTCGGCTTCACCGGTGACCCCGAGTACTCGCTGACGACGTTCACGATCGCCGCCCTCCTGCTGCTCGGCTGCGGGATCGCCTACACGATCGGGCTGCGGCCGGCGATCGTCGGCGACGACGAGGCGGTGACCGTCCGGAACCCGCTGCGGGACACGCGGGCGCCGTGGCCGGCCGTCCGGTCGATCGAGGGCAGGGACGCGCTGGTCGTGCGGTTCACCGGACCGGACGGCGGCGACCTGCAGACCCGCGCGTGGGTGCACCAGACGTCGCCTCGCGCGCAGGCCAAGGCGGAGGCGCGCGCGCGGAAGCAGAACGCGAAACTGGGCGCGCAGGTGAAGGGCCGGAGCCCGGCGGGGTACGCGGCCGAGCGGCTCAACGAGATGCGGGACCGGCTGCGGCCGAAGACCCGGTCGGGCGCGCCCGACAAGGCCGCCGCGGCGAAGAACCCGGAGGCCGAGGCCGTGCGGGGGACGGTCTCGTGGTCGATCCCGGCGATCGCGTCCCTCGCCGTTCCGGGCGTCGCGGTCGTCGTGTGCGCGGTCCTCGCGGCCGTCAACTGA
- a CDS encoding phospho-sugar mutase has protein sequence MSDLRSAAEAWLAQDPDPGTRAELRDVLDAGDERALADRFGSRLEFGTAGLRGEMGAGPNRMNRVTVMRAAAGLAATLPAGSHVIVGFDARHGSERFAGDTAAVLAGAGHTVEVFAEPVPTPVLAHAVRTSRAAAGVMVTASHNPPRDNGYKVYWRDGAQIVPPRDAEISAAIDAVGRVDELPLGTSWEVRADLTPYLDAVAGLRLGDARDVSIVYTPMHGVGSDVLHAAFASAGFPAPVVVPEQADPDPDFPTVAFPNPEEPGALDLALALAAERNADLVIANDPDADRCAVAVPTPSGWRPLTGDEVGGLLAEHVLRHTSGDDRLVVTTIVSSSLLGKIARAHGVRFAESLTGFKWIMKAGTRADRLVFGYEEALGYSVGDDRGVPVGDKDGVSAALAVAALAAEARRDGRTLLDLLDDQARRYGLHATAQVSVRVQDVSRIAAAMARLRTDTPAELGGRAVESFDDLAAPSNGLPPTDGVRFHLSGGARVVIRPSGTEPKLKCYLEVVMPTADDRARAEVALAALREDVSALIS, from the coding sequence GTGAGCGATCTCCGGAGCGCCGCGGAGGCGTGGCTGGCGCAGGATCCCGATCCCGGGACGCGCGCCGAACTACGGGACGTCCTGGACGCCGGGGACGAGCGGGCCCTCGCGGACCGGTTCGGGTCCCGGCTGGAGTTCGGCACGGCCGGGCTGCGGGGCGAGATGGGCGCGGGGCCGAACCGGATGAACCGGGTGACGGTGATGCGGGCGGCCGCCGGGCTCGCCGCGACGCTCCCGGCGGGCTCGCACGTGATCGTCGGGTTCGACGCCCGGCACGGGTCGGAGCGGTTCGCGGGCGATACGGCGGCGGTCCTGGCCGGCGCGGGCCACACCGTCGAGGTGTTCGCCGAACCTGTGCCGACGCCCGTCCTCGCGCACGCCGTCCGGACGTCCCGCGCGGCCGCGGGCGTCATGGTGACGGCGAGCCACAACCCGCCCCGCGACAACGGTTACAAGGTGTACTGGCGGGACGGGGCGCAGATCGTGCCGCCGCGGGACGCGGAGATCTCCGCCGCGATCGACGCCGTGGGGCGCGTCGACGAGCTTCCCCTCGGCACGTCCTGGGAGGTCCGCGCCGATCTGACCCCGTATCTGGACGCCGTGGCCGGGCTCCGGCTCGGCGACGCCCGCGACGTCTCGATCGTCTACACGCCGATGCACGGCGTCGGTTCCGACGTGCTCCACGCGGCGTTCGCGTCCGCGGGGTTCCCCGCGCCCGTCGTCGTCCCCGAGCAGGCGGACCCGGATCCCGACTTCCCGACCGTCGCGTTCCCGAACCCGGAGGAACCGGGCGCCCTCGATCTCGCGCTGGCCCTCGCCGCCGAGCGGAACGCGGACCTGGTGATCGCGAACGACCCGGACGCCGACCGCTGCGCGGTCGCGGTGCCGACGCCGTCCGGGTGGCGGCCGCTCACCGGCGACGAGGTCGGCGGGCTGCTCGCCGAGCACGTCCTGAGGCACACGTCGGGCGACGACCGCCTGGTCGTGACGACGATCGTGTCGTCGTCCCTGCTCGGGAAGATCGCCCGCGCGCACGGCGTCCGGTTCGCCGAGTCGCTCACCGGCTTCAAGTGGATCATGAAGGCCGGGACGCGCGCCGACCGGCTGGTCTTCGGCTACGAGGAGGCCCTCGGCTACAGCGTCGGCGACGACCGGGGCGTCCCCGTCGGTGACAAGGACGGTGTCTCCGCCGCGCTCGCCGTCGCGGCGCTCGCCGCCGAGGCCCGCCGGGACGGCCGCACCCTGCTCGACCTGCTCGACGACCAGGCCCGCCGGTACGGGTTGCACGCGACCGCGCAGGTCTCGGTCCGCGTGCAGGACGTGTCGCGGATCGCGGCGGCCATGGCGCGCCTGCGCACCGACACCCCGGCCGAGCTGGGCGGACGGGCCGTCGAGTCGTTCGACGACCTCGCCGCCCCGTCGAACGGCCTCCCGCCGACCGACGGCGTCCGGTTCCACCTGTCCGGGGGCGCGCGCGTCGTGATCCGGCCGTCCGGGACCGAGCCGAAGCTCAAGTGCTACCTGGAAGTGGTCATGCCCACCGCGGACGACCGCGCGCGCGCCGAAGTCGCACTCGCCGCCCTGCGCGAGGACGTCTCCGCTCTGATCAGTTGA
- a CDS encoding purine-nucleoside phosphorylase — translation MSNDAFTLASSAAAELRARTSFDSFDVALVMGSGWVPAADALGEPVTELPVTDLPGFPPPAVEGHAGRIRVVEVAGRRALVFLGRTHLYEGRGVDPVVHGVRTALAAGAGTIVLTNAAGGLRPETQHVGEPVLISDHLNLTGANPLTGASFLDLTEAYSGRLRTLAREVDPTLAEGVYAAFRGPTYETPAEIRMLRTMGADMIGMSTVLETIAARQGGADVLGISLVTNIASGLSETPLDHEEVLEAGRAAAGRMGSLLATVLSKL, via the coding sequence GTGAGCAACGACGCTTTTACCTTGGCGAGCTCCGCGGCCGCCGAGCTGCGGGCCCGGACGTCCTTCGACTCGTTCGACGTGGCCCTGGTCATGGGGTCGGGCTGGGTCCCGGCCGCCGACGCGCTCGGTGAACCCGTCACCGAGCTGCCGGTCACGGACCTGCCGGGGTTCCCGCCGCCCGCCGTCGAGGGGCACGCGGGCCGGATCCGGGTGGTGGAGGTCGCGGGGCGCCGCGCCCTGGTGTTCCTCGGCCGGACGCACCTGTACGAGGGGCGCGGCGTGGACCCGGTCGTGCACGGTGTCCGGACGGCGCTCGCCGCGGGCGCGGGCACGATCGTCCTCACGAACGCGGCGGGCGGCCTGCGGCCCGAGACCCAGCACGTCGGCGAGCCCGTGCTGATCTCCGACCACCTGAACCTGACCGGCGCGAACCCGCTGACCGGCGCGAGCTTCCTCGACCTGACCGAGGCGTACTCGGGACGGCTGCGGACCCTCGCCCGCGAGGTCGACCCGACGCTCGCGGAAGGCGTGTACGCGGCGTTCCGGGGGCCGACCTACGAGACGCCCGCCGAGATCCGGATGCTGCGCACGATGGGCGCCGACATGATCGGCATGTCGACGGTGCTGGAGACGATCGCGGCGCGGCAGGGCGGCGCGGACGTGCTCGGCATCTCGCTCGTCACGAACATCGCGTCCGGCCTGTCGGAGACGCCCCTCGACCACGAGGAGGTCCTGGAGGCCGGGCGCGCCGCCGCCGGTCGCATGGGTTCGCTGCTCGCGACCGTACTGTCGAAGCTGTGA
- a CDS encoding gamma-glutamylcyclotransferase, producing the protein MALYAAYASNMDPEQMATRAPHSPMRGTGWLTGWRLTFGGQDKGWEGALATVVEDKADQVFVVIYDVPGWDEKELDGWEGAALGVYRKTRVRVQTLDGDALCWMYVLDDYEGGLPSARYLGILADAAEAAGAPDDYVKELRNRPCASIGDSGDI; encoded by the coding sequence GTGGCACTGTACGCGGCGTACGCCTCCAACATGGACCCCGAGCAGATGGCGACGCGGGCCCCGCACTCGCCGATGCGCGGCACCGGCTGGCTCACCGGGTGGCGGCTCACCTTCGGCGGGCAGGACAAGGGCTGGGAGGGCGCCCTCGCGACCGTCGTCGAGGACAAGGCCGACCAGGTCTTCGTCGTGATCTACGACGTGCCCGGCTGGGACGAGAAGGAACTCGACGGCTGGGAGGGCGCGGCCCTCGGCGTCTACCGCAAGACCCGCGTCCGGGTGCAGACCCTCGACGGCGACGCGCTCTGCTGGATGTACGTCCTGGACGACTACGAGGGCGGCCTCCCGTCGGCGCGCTACCTGGGCATCCTCGCGGACGCCGCCGAGGCCGCGGGCGCCCCGGACGACTACGTCAAGGAACTCCGCAACCGGCCCTGCGCGTCGATCGGCGACTCCGGCGACATCTGA